The Streptococcus marmotae genome contains the following window.
GAAAGTGATTTCGGATGGTTGCTTGCGTTCTTCCATCAAGGATAGCGATGATGTTATTTGTGTCAAAATCTTGAGCGATAAAGCTCATTTTCCCTTTCTTGAAGGCATACTCATCCCAGGACATGACTTCTGGAAGCTTATCCCAATCCGTTTCAAATTTAAACTCATTGAGTTTTCGAATAACTGTAGATGTAGAAATGGAGAGTCTGTGTGCGATATGTGTCATTGCTTGCTTTTCGATGAGTAATTGTGCGATTTTCTGGTTGACAGCGACAGAGATTTGATGGTTCTTCTTAACAATAGGAGTTTCAGCGACCGCTATTTTCCCACAGTCTTTGCACTTGAAACGACGCTTTCGAAGGCGGATAAGTAGCGGGTAGCCAGCAGTTTCTAAGTAGGGGATTTTAGAGGCTTTCTGGAAGTCGTACTTAGCCATTTGTCCCTTGCAGGAAGGGCATTTAGGGGCTGTGTAATCCAAGTGACCGTGGAGTTCTAAGTGTGTTCCCATGTCGCATTCATTAGTGATAGTGATATTTTTGTCTTTCATTTTGAGAAAATTTGTGATAAGATTTAGTTGTTCCATATGAGTCTTTCTAAATGATAGTTTTGTCGCTTTTCATTATAGGTCATATGGAACTTTTTTTCTACACTGAAAAAGGCTCCATAATCTCTGTGGCGGGCGTACCCACTACAGATATTATAGAGCCCTTTTTTATGCTTTGTACTCGTCAAAAATCATCATCTGATATCGTTAACTTACCTTACTACCTAGTTCTACCTGCGGTTTCCTTACTCAGCCAGATTTTGATTTCTATAGAGTATTACAAGCAGATAGAGTGACTAGGGAAGCGCGAAACCAAACTATTACTTTTTCTACTAATGACTATTACAAATTGTTAGATGGAACTTGGCTCATATATATTGAAAAGCATCCTCATATAGCATAAACTGAATATATAGGCAGACTGTCCCTATTTGTCTGGCGATGATCAACAGCGGTGATCAGATTAATGGAACCTTAAGGAGGAAAACAATGGCAAATCTTGATATGATGAATCAGTGGTTTGAAGCACAGAAAAAAATGGCTGAGCAGTGGCAAAGCTTACTGCCGTTTGGTCAAGAAAATAGTGATAAAAAGACGGAGACTGAGTCGCTTTTAAATGCTCAGCAGCAATTTTTTAAAGAATATACGAAAGCGTTTACTAATCCAGCTAGTCTTGTCCCAGGACTTCCTTTTACAAATCCAATAGTAGATTCATGGAGCAATTGGCAATCCACATGGGCTGAGCAACTGGAAAAAAATTGGAAAGATAGTCCATGGGCCAACTATGTGGCACAATTTCCTGATATGAATACCTATTTGGATTTCTATAGGAGACAGTTTAATCCAAGTCAATTAGCTGATGTGATGGATAGTGATTCGTATGCAATGTTTTTAAAGATGATGGATGCAAATCAACACTTTGTCTCTTTTTATCGTTACTTTGATAAGATAAGAGAATTATATACTAAGCCATTGGAAACAGATGGCAAGGAATGGGTAGAAAAAGTTTTGGTTGATCAACAGCGTTTTTATACAGACTTTGTCCAACCGTTTATTCCATCACAATTAAGACAAGTTTTAGAAGCACCTTATGAACTTGGATCAAGTTTGAAGGAGAGCTGGGGGAAATTTTTAGAGCCTTGGGCAGGCTCATTCTTTGAGTTGGCACGGCTTTATGTTGAAGGAGCAAACGGTGATACAGAAAAGTTAGCTGATTATTTCAAGCTTTGGAAGGCCCAATACGAGGAAACAGTGGCTCCATTTTTACGCATTCCAGGAATGGGAAATCATACAGAGAAGCTAGAAAGGCATAATGCTTTTATCGATAACAGTATTGAGCTTATTTTAACGAGTATTGAATTCCAGCAACGCCTATCTAATGTAACACGAAAACGAGCTAAGAGCCTATTTGAAGAGTATCTTGAACTAATTAAAAAAGGCGAACATCCGCAGACCTATAAAGAATTTTACCAACATTGGTCTAATGAAGTCGAAAAGACCTTGCAAGAGTATTTCTACTCAGATGAATTTTCACAACTTTTAGCACGATTTGGCACTGCAAATTCTCAATTTATTATTGCACGTAATAAATTGTTGGAATTATCTTTGCGCAATCTTCCGGTAGTGTTGGAAAGTGATGCTAGGAGCTTGTACAAAAAGGTACAAGAGTTAAAACGAGATGTCAATCTCTTGAAACGTGAACTAAAAGACAAAAAAGAACCTCTGGAAGAACCAAAGGAAACAAAACCAAAATCACCTAAAAAGGCAAGTACCAAATAAGTAGAGGGAGGATAAAGAATGTTTGATGATTTAGTAACATTACCAAAACGAAATTTTCAAGATGCTTTAGAAGCACAGCATCGCCTTATCAAAGGGATTGAAACATTAACAAAATTAGAGCGTCCTAAGGGTGGAGTATCTGAAAAAGAAGTCATTTATACAGAGGATAAGTTGACGCTTTATCACTTTATTCCGAAAGTTAAGCGCCCTTTAAAAACTCCGATTCTAATTTCTTATGCGCTTGTCAATAAATATTATATGTTAGACCTGCAAGAAGGAAACAGCTTTGTTGAAGACCTATTAAAAGCAGGGGGAGATGTCTACGTTATTGACTGGGGTTACCCTACAAAGGATGATATGTTTATCACAATGGAAGATTATATCCAAGGATACATGTATAATTGCGTAGATGCTGTATTGGAGCATGCCGGAGTTGATAAGGTAAACTTTTTTGGAATCTGTCAGGGTGCAAATTTTGCAACCATTTTTACAGCTCTCAATCCAGATAAGGTAAAAAATTTGGTAACAGTTGTCGCCCCAATTGATTTCTCACCATGTGATAAATTACTTTTCCAATGGGGAAAATACCTTGATGCAGATAGCATGGTGGAGGCCTATGGAAATATTTCTGGTGAGATTATGAATAATGGATTTTTATTATTGTCACCAATTAAATTAACGACCAATAAGTATCTGGATTTAATTGATAAGTTGGACAATGAAAAGGCAATGACAAATTTTCTGGCTTTAGAATCATGGATCTTTGATAGCCCAGACCAAGCAGGTGCTACGATTCGGCAGTTTACAAATGACATGTACCACGACAATAAATTGGTAAAAGGTGAGCTACTGATTGGTAAAGAGACTGTACAATTAAAAAATATTAAGCAACCTGTGCTCAATATTATTGCCAAAAGAGATGACCAAGTTCCTACTTTAGCATCAGAACCACTTCCGAAATTAGTTGGTTCAAAAGATACAGAGACAGTTTATTATGATTCAGGGCATATTGGTCTGTTTGTCAGCAAGCGGTCACGTGAACAAGTGATTCCGAAATTAATTGAATTTTATAGTTTACGTGATGAGTAGTATCATTATCGCTCAGCTGTACACATTTCTTTGAGCAGGGTGGTTATTAATTGATCTAGCTGATCCGTTAAAATAGAATGCCCTGCTTCAAAGAGATGAAGACTGGCTTGAGGGAGGTAGGATTTAGTCTGGTAGGCTGTGTCAATATGAATTATCGAATCATTTTTCCCGTGTAAAATAGCAACGGGACAAGTCACCTGTTTAATTCGGTTATTGCCTGTTACAAGCCCATTATATTGCTCTGTCATATTAAATGTCAGAAGGTTACGAAAGACATCCGAGTAGTTCCGCTGTTGATAGGCAGCTTCAAGGTAGATTGCCCAGTCTTGTTGGGAAATAGGGGTATGGCTGTAGAGTGGTTTGAGTATCTGTTTGACAGTCTGCTCTTGACATTGAGATAAGGCATATTCTATGCGTTGTAACATCGGATTCCATTTGAACAGTTCTGCTTCAATGCTGCTAAAAAAAGGTAGAGGCTGCAGTGGAGATAATGAAAAAGACCCTTCCTGCAGATAACCTTTTAGACCAAGGGAGGAAAGTAAAAAGAGCTTTTTGATAGCCTGTGGTCGTGCAGCGGCCATCTCCAATGCCACGCCACCGCCTGTTGACCATCCTAAAAGGTAATAATGATTGATTCCCAATAAATCTAAGAATTCTAAAATATCAAAAGCAAAATCTTGGAGAGATGTAATGGGGGCATGATAGGTAGACAGACCAAAACCTCGCATATCGATAGCCAGTAGTTGATAATCAGCTTCAAGCGCGTGCATGAGTGATTGAAAGTGCCGACTAGAAGTTAGATTGCCATGTAATAAGACAAGAGTAGGACCGCTAGATCCAGTTTTAAGATAGTGGAGTGTCTCTCCGTTGGACAATGGCTGAGTGTAAGAAGGATAAAATTTCATAGCTCTCCTTTCACTATCATTATACACAAGCAATTTTAAAAAGCAAGAGGAGAAAATATGTCACAAAAATTTACAATTGGGCAAACTGCTCATTTTTCGAAAACAGTCACCGAAACAGATGTTGTATTATTTGCAGGAATATCGGGAGACTTGAACCCTGCACATACAAATGAAGTAGAAGCATCGCAAGGGATGTTTAAAAAACGGATTGCTCACGGGATGTTAGGAGCATCTTTTATCTCAACCGTCTTAGGAATGTATCTTCCAGGGCCTGGAACCATTTATTTAGGGCAGAAATTAACGTTTTTAAAACCAGTTGCAATAGGAGATACGCTGACTGCTACGGCTACGATTACAAGTATTGATGATAAAGGTTGGCTAACTCTTGAGACGATTGTCTGCAACCAGGAAGGGAAAACGGTCATTAGCGGACAAGCGCAGGTAATACCTCCAAAATAGTGGGTATTAAAATATATGAATCAAGCTATTAAATTTTGTAATAGTAGATAGATTGAAAACGCAATCATTTTATGGTATCCTTGTGATAGTTAGGATAATCTAGGAGGAATTTATGAATCGCATCACTGAGTTACTGGGTATTCAATATCCCATTTTTCAAGGAGCTATGGCTCAAATTTCACGTCACCAATTAGTCAGTGCAGTATCAAATGCTGGAGGTTTAGGAATATTAGCTTCTGGTGGGTTGACAGCAGACGAAGTTCGTGACGAAATCCGTAAAACAAAAGCGCTGACAGACAAACCATTTGCTGTTAACCTGATGTTGATGATGGATAACGTAGCTGAAATTGTAGAAGTTCTGATAGAAGAAGGCGTTAAAATAGTGACAACTGGTGCCGGAACTCCTAAACCGTATATGCCACGTCTAAAAGAAGCAGGGGTTATTGTCATACCTGTTATTCCATCTGTAAAATTAGCATTGAAAATGCAAGAATTAGGCTGTGACGCGGTTGTAGCTGAAGGAATGGAAGCAGGTGGTCATATTGGTGAGATGACAACAATGCCATTGACACGCCAAGTAGCAGCCCATCTCGATATTCCAGTAGTTTGTGCAGGAGGAATAGCTGATGGTCATGGCTTTGTTGCTGCTACTGCACTTGGAGCTGAAGGAGTACAGATGGGAACCGTCTTTTTAGCCGCTGAGGAATGTCCAATTTCTGCAGCTTATAAACAAGAAATCCTTATCTCAGTTGATACTTCGACTGTCGTGACAGGTCGTAAATTTGGCGCCCCAGTCCGATGCTTACGGAATCAATTAACAACAAAATATTTAGAATTGGAAAATCAAAATATTTCTCGACATGAATTAGAAGCAATGACCATGGGAGCTCTTACAAGAGCAGTCGAGGATGGTGATGTTGACAATGGTTCCTTGATGGCTGGTCAGATTGCTGGTTTGGTTTCTACTATACGTCCAGCAAAAGCAATTATTGAAGATGTTATGACTGAGGCGAAGGCTGTGTTGGAACATCTATCACTTTAATACTGTGTACCATTTTATAA
Protein-coding sequences here:
- a CDS encoding nitronate monooxygenase; protein product: MNRITELLGIQYPIFQGAMAQISRHQLVSAVSNAGGLGILASGGLTADEVRDEIRKTKALTDKPFAVNLMLMMDNVAEIVEVLIEEGVKIVTTGAGTPKPYMPRLKEAGVIVIPVIPSVKLALKMQELGCDAVVAEGMEAGGHIGEMTTMPLTRQVAAHLDIPVVCAGGIADGHGFVAATALGAEGVQMGTVFLAAEECPISAAYKQEILISVDTSTVVTGRKFGAPVRCLRNQLTTKYLELENQNISRHELEAMTMGALTRAVEDGDVDNGSLMAGQIAGLVSTIRPAKAIIEDVMTEAKAVLEHLSL
- a CDS encoding alpha/beta fold hydrolase, whose product is MKFYPSYTQPLSNGETLHYLKTGSSGPTLVLLHGNLTSSRHFQSLMHALEADYQLLAIDMRGFGLSTYHAPITSLQDFAFDILEFLDLLGINHYYLLGWSTGGGVALEMAAARPQAIKKLFLLSSLGLKGYLQEGSFSLSPLQPLPFFSSIEAELFKWNPMLQRIEYALSQCQEQTVKQILKPLYSHTPISQQDWAIYLEAAYQQRNYSDVFRNLLTFNMTEQYNGLVTGNNRIKQVTCPVAILHGKNDSIIHIDTAYQTKSYLPQASLHLFEAGHSILTDQLDQLITTLLKEMCTAER
- the phaC gene encoding class III poly(R)-hydroxyalkanoic acid synthase subunit PhaC, which translates into the protein MFDDLVTLPKRNFQDALEAQHRLIKGIETLTKLERPKGGVSEKEVIYTEDKLTLYHFIPKVKRPLKTPILISYALVNKYYMLDLQEGNSFVEDLLKAGGDVYVIDWGYPTKDDMFITMEDYIQGYMYNCVDAVLEHAGVDKVNFFGICQGANFATIFTALNPDKVKNLVTVVAPIDFSPCDKLLFQWGKYLDADSMVEAYGNISGEIMNNGFLLLSPIKLTTNKYLDLIDKLDNEKAMTNFLALESWIFDSPDQAGATIRQFTNDMYHDNKLVKGELLIGKETVQLKNIKQPVLNIIAKRDDQVPTLASEPLPKLVGSKDTETVYYDSGHIGLFVSKRSREQVIPKLIEFYSLRDE
- a CDS encoding poly(R)-hydroxyalkanoic acid synthase subunit PhaE; this translates as MANLDMMNQWFEAQKKMAEQWQSLLPFGQENSDKKTETESLLNAQQQFFKEYTKAFTNPASLVPGLPFTNPIVDSWSNWQSTWAEQLEKNWKDSPWANYVAQFPDMNTYLDFYRRQFNPSQLADVMDSDSYAMFLKMMDANQHFVSFYRYFDKIRELYTKPLETDGKEWVEKVLVDQQRFYTDFVQPFIPSQLRQVLEAPYELGSSLKESWGKFLEPWAGSFFELARLYVEGANGDTEKLADYFKLWKAQYEETVAPFLRIPGMGNHTEKLERHNAFIDNSIELILTSIEFQQRLSNVTRKRAKSLFEEYLELIKKGEHPQTYKEFYQHWSNEVEKTLQEYFYSDEFSQLLARFGTANSQFIIARNKLLELSLRNLPVVLESDARSLYKKVQELKRDVNLLKRELKDKKEPLEEPKETKPKSPKKASTK
- a CDS encoding MaoC family dehydratase — encoded protein: MSQKFTIGQTAHFSKTVTETDVVLFAGISGDLNPAHTNEVEASQGMFKKRIAHGMLGASFISTVLGMYLPGPGTIYLGQKLTFLKPVAIGDTLTATATITSIDDKGWLTLETIVCNQEGKTVISGQAQVIPPK